A stretch of the Leopardus geoffroyi isolate Oge1 chromosome B2, O.geoffroyi_Oge1_pat1.0, whole genome shotgun sequence genome encodes the following:
- the LOC123609657 gene encoding olfactory receptor 2J3-like: MMMGKNASSEGYFILLGFSHWPHLEVVLFVLILMFYLVTLIGNLFIIVLSCLDASLHTPMYFFLSNLSFLDLCYTTSSIPQLLVNLWGPEKTISYAGCMIQLYFVLALGTTECVLLVVMSYDRYAAVCRPLHYTVLMNPRFCHLLAVASWVSGFFASALHSSFTFWVPLCGHHQVDHFFCEVPAVLRLSCVDTRANELTLLIMSSIFVLIPLILILSSYVAIALAVFRMQSSVKLQRVLGTCGSHLMVVSLFFIPIMCIYLQPPSGSSQDQGKFIALFYTVVTPSLNPLIYTLRNKDVRGAVRRLVGWEWDL, encoded by the coding sequence ATGATGATGGGGAAAAATGCAAGTTCTGAAGGCTACTTTATTCTACTGGGTTTTTCACATTGGCCTCATCTGGAAGTAGTTCTCTTTGTGCTTATCTTGATGTTCTACTTGGTGACATTGATAGGCAACCTGTTTATCATTGTCTTGTCATGCCTGGACGCCAGCCTCCACactcccatgtacttcttcctctcaAACCTCTCTTTTCTGGATCTCTGCTACACCACCAGCTCCATCCCTCAGTTGCTGGTCAATCTCTGGGGCCCAGAAAAGACCATCTCTTATGCCGGTTGCATGATTCAACTTTACTTTGTCCTTGCACTGGGAACCACAGAGTGTGTCCTCCTGGTGGTCATGTCCTATGACCGTTATGCAGCTGTCTGTAGACCCCTACATTACACCGTGCTCATGAACCCTCGTTTCTGCCACCTGTTGGCTGTGGCTTCCTGGGTCAGTGGCTTTTTCGCCTCAGCACTTCATTCCTCCTTTACCTTCTGGGTCCCCCTCTGTGGACATCACCAAGTGGACCATTTCTTTTGTGAGGTTCCAGCAGTGCTGCGATTATCATGTGTTGATACCCGTGCTAATGAGCTGACCCTCCTGATCATGAGCTCCATTTTCGTCCTCATACCACTCATCCTGATTCTCAGCTCATATGTTGCCATTGCCCTGGCTGTGTTTAGGATGCAGTCATCAGTCAAACTTCAGAGAGTCCTTGGAACATGTGGATCCCATCTTATGgttgtgtctctctttttcattccAATCATGTGCATATATCTGCAGCCACCATCAGGAAGTTCTCAAGATCAAGGCAAGTTCATTGCCCTCTTTTATACTGTTGTTACGCCTAGCCTCAATCCTCTAATCTACACTCTCAGAAACAAAGATGTAAGAGGGGCAGTAAGGAGACTAGTGGGATGGGAGTGGGATTTGTGA